One Aerosakkonema funiforme FACHB-1375 DNA segment encodes these proteins:
- a CDS encoding DUF5678 domain-containing protein: MSMSEISVEELAGILEKDNQWLADHYDDLIQKYPGKTVAIENGEVVAVGNDYGDVYRPFLKEKRLVMPLVVEVPHPDDRHDGVLLSFR; the protein is encoded by the coding sequence ATGAGTATGAGCGAAATTTCTGTAGAGGAATTGGCAGGAATCTTGGAGAAAGATAACCAATGGTTAGCAGATCATTACGACGATCTGATCCAAAAGTACCCTGGCAAAACGGTTGCCATTGAAAATGGGGAAGTTGTTGCTGTAGGAAACGACTATGGCGACGTATACCGTCCTTTCTTAAAAGAGAAAAGATTGGTGATGCCATTAGTGGTAGAAGTGCCGCATCCAGACGATCGGCATGATGGCGTCCTGCTTTCCTTTCGATAA